From the Cohaesibacter sp. ES.047 genome, one window contains:
- a CDS encoding efflux RND transporter periplasmic adaptor subunit, with product MGILKKLLFLPPIALAVVLFMMSGKSAKPPRAASDKQEKATPVKVIGAKSITVTPSVSGYGRVQPARAWEAVAEVAGPVVWTAENLRDGLLIGQGTELLRIDTREYELGLAQLDAEREALDARDRTNEASLRIEQRALDLLKEDLSRKQTLLKQGSTSQAMVDAAERAMLTAEAKVQTLLSNIKLNEAERNVLKQKREIAALNVERTVIKAPFDLRLGTVDIALGQYVNKGEKLFSGDGIAVAEVVAQFPVGALSPLLGKTGTPGAALGTLADDKKAVSDRHALLKAKVRLNTPKTTVEWDAVVDRVTATMDPKTRTRGIVLKIEDPYGQATPGQRPPLVRDMAVEVVLIGPPRKGMIALPALAVRKSKVMIVDDEKRLRFISAKPAYIQGNIIVLKSGVEPKQKVIVSDMPSPVEGMLLKPRPDKALLARVIAEATGKSQSKSKGM from the coding sequence ATGGGCATACTGAAGAAGCTTCTCTTCCTTCCGCCGATCGCGCTTGCAGTCGTTCTGTTCATGATGTCCGGCAAGTCCGCAAAACCGCCAAGAGCGGCCTCGGACAAACAGGAGAAGGCGACGCCGGTCAAGGTCATCGGAGCCAAGTCCATCACGGTGACGCCCTCGGTGAGCGGATATGGCCGGGTTCAGCCCGCCCGCGCTTGGGAAGCGGTGGCTGAGGTTGCCGGACCGGTTGTCTGGACCGCGGAAAATCTGCGAGACGGGCTGTTGATCGGCCAAGGCACCGAATTGTTGCGCATCGATACGCGCGAGTATGAACTGGGGCTGGCGCAGCTCGATGCAGAGCGCGAAGCCCTTGATGCCAGGGACCGCACCAATGAGGCATCGCTCCGGATCGAACAGCGCGCCCTTGATCTGCTCAAGGAAGATCTCAGCCGCAAACAGACCTTGCTCAAACAGGGCTCGACCTCGCAAGCCATGGTCGACGCTGCCGAACGGGCGATGCTCACCGCTGAAGCGAAGGTGCAGACGCTTTTAAGCAACATCAAGCTCAATGAGGCCGAGCGCAATGTCCTGAAGCAAAAGCGCGAAATCGCTGCGCTCAATGTGGAGCGCACGGTCATCAAAGCACCGTTTGATCTGCGCCTCGGGACGGTCGATATCGCGCTGGGGCAATATGTCAACAAGGGCGAAAAGCTCTTCTCCGGCGATGGCATCGCCGTTGCCGAGGTGGTGGCCCAATTCCCGGTTGGAGCCCTCAGCCCGCTGTTGGGCAAGACCGGCACCCCCGGCGCGGCTCTGGGAACGCTCGCCGACGACAAAAAAGCGGTCTCGGATCGCCACGCCCTGCTCAAGGCCAAGGTGCGCCTCAACACACCAAAAACCACCGTTGAGTGGGATGCGGTGGTGGATCGCGTCACGGCGACTATGGACCCCAAGACCCGCACACGAGGCATCGTGCTCAAGATCGAGGATCCTTATGGGCAGGCGACTCCCGGTCAACGCCCGCCTCTGGTCCGCGATATGGCCGTTGAAGTGGTGCTGATCGGACCGCCCAGAAAGGGCATGATCGCTCTGCCAGCCCTTGCTGTGCGCAAAAGCAAGGTAATGATAGTCGACGATGAAAAACGCCTGCGTTTTATCAGCGCTAAACCAGCCTATATTCAGGGCAATATCATTGTGCTGAAATCCGGTGTCGAGCCCAAGCAAAAGGTGATCGTCTCCGACATGCCATCGCCCGTCGAAGGAATGCTGCTCAAGCCCCGCCCGGACAAGGCACTGCTCGCGCGTGTCATCGCTGAGGCGACCGGCAAAAGCCAGAGCAAGAGCAAGGGAATGTGA
- a CDS encoding efflux RND transporter permease subunit, with product MIRYFAQHPTAANLLMVAILLVGALSLPRLQRDTFPVTDPTEVEVRVNYPSATALDVEEAVCLRVEEALGVIPGKKELTCEARENLAIAVVTMHEGRDFDTFYNDIKSEIEAITGFPDQVERPTVTKMERTATIATIAITGIEDEAGLFAYANGVLSRVLRNKTIAQATLKGFADPLIDVRVSETALRDLGLSITDVATAIRNQSIDLPAGTLQTGSGDLVLRYADQRRKPHEFADIVIKSTPDGGILRLRDIATVAKTFEFAEDKVTFNGKQAALIEIAKTPNQDTLKIKALIDTILQKERAIAPPAVGLEISQDVSPNIIDRLRILTVNGAQGLVLVFLTMWLFFSFRYSFWVAMGLPVSFLGAIFIMQGLGYTLNTMTMVGLIVSAGLLMDDAIVISENIGARLKKGDNELDAAVNGTLQVMPSVVSSFLTTILIVGPLALMAGKIGAVLKVMPVILVITLAVSLVEAFLILPSHLHHSLKKQGANKQSRFHAAFERGFEGFRNGVFAHAIAWAIAWRYLTIGLIIGLLILSAASFPSGLLKFRSFPKLESDTIQARILMPQGTPLAETQEAVQQVVAALKKVNEEFKPIQIEGQELVNNILVYYGVNADANEKGPHLATISADLLRAQQREGDLREMLSRWRKLTGPVAGALAMKFTDKERGVAGNAIDIRLKGNDLEQLKAAGNDLKAFLNGYEGVVDVLDDLRPGKPEFIVTLHDDAGGLGLTAKSVSEELRAIVQGGTGLEIQSGSYGIDVRVRLAEGAIDSRGGINDIYVTAPDGSKIPLATVADVRETRGYARINRVDGLRTVTVQGAIKANVVNARELMMVTRSQFLPNLKKTYPGVSVAFVGQGKEASATGASLLTYVLIGIAFVFMLLSFQFKSYVQPFIVLAAIPLGAIGMVIGHLAMGLDLSIPSLVGLATLSGVVVNNSILLVSFIREEMAAGMDPIEASCAAAKARFRAVVLTSLTTIAGLLPLLAETSTQAQFLIPLVNSLAFGLFTATVLSLFLVPSLFAILADFGLVKATGERSVKT from the coding sequence ATGATCCGCTACTTTGCCCAGCACCCGACGGCAGCCAATCTCCTGATGGTGGCAATCCTGCTGGTCGGTGCCCTGTCCCTGCCGCGCCTGCAAAGGGATACCTTTCCCGTCACCGACCCAACCGAAGTCGAGGTCCGGGTCAATTATCCCAGCGCCACGGCCTTGGATGTCGAGGAAGCGGTCTGCCTGCGCGTGGAGGAAGCCCTCGGCGTCATTCCCGGCAAAAAGGAGCTGACCTGCGAAGCACGGGAAAATCTGGCCATTGCCGTGGTCACCATGCATGAAGGGCGGGATTTCGACACTTTCTACAATGATATCAAGAGCGAAATCGAAGCCATCACCGGCTTTCCCGATCAGGTCGAGCGGCCAACAGTCACCAAGATGGAACGCACCGCGACCATTGCGACCATCGCCATCACCGGCATCGAGGATGAGGCAGGCCTGTTCGCCTATGCCAACGGCGTTCTCTCTCGCGTCCTGCGCAACAAGACCATCGCTCAGGCAACCCTCAAAGGCTTTGCCGATCCTCTCATTGATGTACGGGTGTCCGAGACGGCCCTACGCGATCTGGGTCTCAGCATCACCGATGTGGCTACCGCCATTAGAAACCAGAGCATCGACCTGCCTGCAGGCACTCTGCAAACCGGTAGTGGCGATCTGGTGCTGCGCTATGCGGATCAGCGACGCAAGCCGCACGAATTTGCCGATATTGTGATCAAGAGCACACCGGATGGCGGTATCTTGCGCTTGAGGGATATTGCGACCGTTGCGAAAACCTTCGAATTTGCTGAAGACAAGGTCACCTTCAACGGCAAGCAGGCGGCGCTGATCGAGATTGCCAAGACGCCCAATCAGGACACGCTGAAGATCAAGGCGCTGATTGATACAATCCTGCAAAAGGAGCGCGCAATCGCGCCTCCCGCTGTCGGCCTCGAGATCTCGCAGGATGTCTCCCCCAACATCATCGACCGCCTTCGCATCCTCACGGTCAATGGTGCGCAAGGTCTGGTGCTGGTCTTTCTGACCATGTGGCTGTTCTTCTCCTTCCGCTACAGTTTCTGGGTTGCCATGGGCTTGCCGGTTTCCTTTCTCGGGGCGATTTTCATCATGCAGGGACTGGGCTACACGCTCAACACCATGACCATGGTTGGCCTGATCGTATCCGCCGGGTTGCTGATGGATGATGCCATCGTCATCTCCGAGAATATCGGCGCGCGCCTGAAGAAAGGCGACAATGAGCTTGATGCAGCCGTCAACGGCACGCTTCAGGTCATGCCCAGCGTCGTCTCATCCTTCCTGACAACCATCCTCATCGTCGGCCCGCTGGCTCTGATGGCGGGTAAGATCGGGGCGGTGCTGAAAGTGATGCCAGTCATTTTGGTCATCACGCTGGCGGTGAGCCTCGTTGAAGCCTTTCTCATCCTGCCATCCCACCTCCATCATTCGCTGAAAAAACAGGGTGCCAACAAACAATCCCGTTTCCATGCTGCATTCGAGCGCGGCTTTGAAGGCTTCCGCAACGGGGTCTTTGCACACGCCATCGCGTGGGCGATTGCCTGGCGCTATCTGACCATCGGCCTTATCATTGGCCTGTTGATCCTGTCGGCGGCGTCGTTCCCCAGCGGCTTGCTCAAATTCCGGTCCTTCCCGAAGCTGGAAAGCGACACCATTCAGGCGCGCATCCTGATGCCGCAAGGCACCCCCTTGGCCGAGACCCAAGAGGCCGTTCAGCAGGTCGTGGCTGCACTGAAAAAAGTGAATGAGGAATTCAAGCCGATCCAGATCGAGGGTCAGGAGCTGGTCAACAACATCCTCGTCTATTACGGCGTCAATGCGGATGCCAACGAAAAAGGCCCGCATCTGGCGACCATCAGCGCCGATCTGCTCCGGGCGCAACAGCGCGAGGGGGATTTGCGCGAAATGCTGTCCCGCTGGCGCAAGTTGACCGGCCCGGTCGCGGGCGCTCTTGCGATGAAATTCACCGACAAGGAACGCGGCGTTGCAGGCAATGCCATCGATATCCGGCTCAAGGGCAACGATCTTGAGCAGCTCAAAGCGGCAGGCAATGACCTCAAGGCGTTCCTCAATGGCTATGAAGGGGTTGTTGATGTCCTCGATGACCTCAGGCCCGGCAAGCCGGAATTCATCGTCACCCTGCATGACGATGCCGGTGGCCTCGGCCTCACCGCAAAGTCGGTCTCTGAAGAGCTTCGGGCGATTGTGCAAGGGGGAACCGGTCTTGAAATTCAATCCGGCAGCTACGGCATCGACGTGCGCGTGCGTCTGGCAGAAGGCGCGATTGATAGCCGAGGCGGCATCAACGACATCTATGTTACCGCGCCGGATGGCTCCAAAATCCCGCTCGCCACGGTGGCCGATGTGCGCGAAACCCGCGGATACGCAAGGATCAACCGGGTGGACGGCCTCAGGACCGTCACGGTTCAGGGGGCGATCAAGGCCAATGTCGTCAATGCCCGCGAGCTGATGATGGTGACCCGTTCCCAGTTCCTGCCCAACTTGAAGAAAACCTATCCGGGCGTCTCGGTCGCCTTTGTCGGACAGGGCAAGGAAGCCTCCGCCACCGGTGCCTCACTGCTCACCTATGTGCTCATCGGCATTGCCTTCGTGTTCATGCTCTTGAGCTTCCAGTTCAAGAGCTATGTTCAGCCCTTCATCGTGCTGGCGGCAATCCCCCTCGGGGCCATCGGCATGGTTATTGGTCATCTTGCCATGGGGCTGGACCTGTCGATCCCCAGCCTTGTCGGCCTTGCCACTCTATCGGGCGTGGTGGTCAACAATTCGATCCTGCTGGTCTCTTTCATCCGCGAAGAAATGGCCGCTGGCATGGATCCGATCGAGGCGTCCTGTGCGGCGGCAAAGGCCCGTTTCCGCGCTGTGGTGCTGACCTCGCTGACCACCATCGCAGGCCTGTTGCCCCTGCTGGCAGAGACAAGCACACAGGCACAGTTCCTGATCCCGCTTGTCAACAGCCTCGCCTTCGGTCTGTTCACGGCGACGGTCCTGTCCTTGTTTCTTGTTCCCAGCCTCTTCGCCATTCTGGCGGATTTCGGGCTGGTAAAGGCAACAGGCGAACGCAGCGTCAAAACGTGA
- a CDS encoding carbohydrate ABC transporter permease, with the protein MKRSLLWNVVLALVIFFFLALILMPFWWVVSGSVKSPQEIIARVPTMVPNTFSLQHYQKLLNQSDYMTYMVNSISVATFSTLITLLLAVPAAYAFFRLKFPGRETLFRIILLAYAFPSIVVLIPLFGMFAKLGLIDTRTALVVVNVTFALPFSIWMLRSFFSSVPLEIEEAAIMDGAPPLIILRRIMIPLIAPGIASVGIFAFVSAWTEYVFTSVIILSDANRTVPVGFSGIIGQYQIDWGLLLAGASFATLPVILLFALIGRWFVAGLTEGAVK; encoded by the coding sequence ATGAAGCGCTCACTTTTATGGAATGTCGTACTGGCGCTGGTGATTTTCTTCTTTCTCGCCCTGATCCTTATGCCCTTCTGGTGGGTGGTCAGCGGATCTGTGAAGTCGCCACAAGAAATCATTGCGCGTGTACCGACGATGGTTCCGAATACCTTCTCGCTTCAGCATTACCAGAAGCTCTTGAACCAGTCCGATTACATGACCTACATGGTCAACTCGATCTCGGTGGCGACCTTCTCGACACTCATCACCCTTTTGCTTGCAGTCCCCGCTGCATATGCGTTCTTCCGCCTCAAATTTCCGGGGCGGGAGACGCTGTTTCGGATCATCCTGCTCGCCTATGCCTTTCCCAGCATCGTCGTGCTGATCCCGCTGTTCGGCATGTTTGCAAAACTTGGCCTGATCGACACCAGAACCGCATTGGTGGTGGTCAACGTCACCTTTGCCTTGCCCTTTTCGATCTGGATGCTGCGCTCCTTCTTCAGCTCAGTCCCCTTGGAAATCGAGGAAGCCGCCATCATGGACGGTGCGCCGCCCCTGATCATCCTGCGCCGGATCATGATCCCCTTGATCGCTCCGGGCATTGCCAGTGTCGGCATTTTCGCGTTTGTATCCGCCTGGACCGAATATGTCTTCACCTCGGTGATCATTCTTTCGGATGCCAACCGGACGGTGCCCGTCGGCTTTTCCGGCATCATCGGGCAATATCAAATCGACTGGGGCCTTCTCCTCGCAGGGGCCAGCTTTGCAACGCTTCCCGTCATCCTTCTGTTCGCCCTGATCGGTCGCTGGTTTGTTGCCGGCCTGACGGAAGGCGCAGTCAAGTGA
- a CDS encoding DUF2254 domain-containing protein encodes MSKWHWILLQFTRRLWVRAALIGFLGICAAGLASLVDELPTLPIKFDIGADAIENILTIIASSMLTVTTFSLSVMTAAFNTATSNATPRATRLLIEDHSSQNALSSFIGSFLFSMVGLVVLNAGAYGPQGRIVLFAVTVLVIALVVLSLLRWIDYLTKLGRVEEAADRVEQATKNAMLTRLAAPYLGGRALLDEDAIPAWAIGIFSESTGYIQHVDLQRLSNCATEAGGEIFLAATPGTFVFLNTNLAYITLDASKKDKENIEHFRAAVQNAITIGNERNFDQDPRFGLCVLSEIAIRALSPGVNDPGTAIDIIGRQARLLTLWSQKQQSNDADHDSDSDDVSFPNIHVPPLRSVDLFDDSFHLIARDGAGQVEVQMRLRKVLKALSEIGENAFSAAAHNQAAIALVHAESSLTLEEDKDRVRAITF; translated from the coding sequence ATTCTCTTGCAGTTCACACGACGCCTCTGGGTGCGTGCAGCCCTGATTGGTTTTCTGGGTATTTGCGCTGCGGGCCTTGCGTCTTTGGTGGACGAGCTGCCCACCCTGCCGATCAAGTTCGACATTGGCGCGGATGCGATCGAGAATATTCTGACGATCATCGCCTCAAGCATGCTGACGGTGACGACCTTTTCGCTCAGCGTCATGACCGCCGCCTTCAACACAGCAACAAGCAATGCAACGCCGCGCGCAACGCGGCTTCTGATCGAGGATCACTCCTCCCAGAATGCCCTGTCCTCCTTCATCGGATCCTTTCTGTTCAGCATGGTCGGGCTGGTGGTGCTCAATGCGGGAGCCTACGGCCCACAAGGCAGGATCGTCCTGTTCGCGGTCACGGTACTGGTTATCGCGCTGGTGGTCCTGTCGCTGTTGCGCTGGATCGACTATCTCACCAAGCTCGGCAGGGTTGAAGAAGCTGCCGACAGGGTTGAGCAGGCAACGAAAAACGCGATGCTGACACGGCTTGCAGCCCCTTATCTTGGCGGAAGAGCGCTGCTTGACGAGGACGCGATCCCCGCTTGGGCAATCGGTATTTTCTCCGAATCAACCGGCTATATCCAGCATGTCGACCTGCAACGCCTTTCCAATTGCGCCACCGAAGCCGGTGGAGAAATCTTTCTAGCTGCAACACCGGGAACCTTCGTGTTTCTCAATACCAATCTGGCCTACATAACACTGGACGCGAGCAAAAAGGACAAGGAAAACATCGAGCATTTCCGCGCCGCGGTCCAGAACGCCATTACCATCGGCAACGAACGAAATTTTGATCAGGATCCCAGATTCGGTCTTTGTGTGCTCAGCGAAATCGCCATTCGTGCCCTGTCGCCCGGCGTCAATGATCCGGGAACCGCGATTGACATCATCGGCAGGCAAGCACGCCTGCTAACGTTGTGGTCGCAGAAACAACAGTCGAACGATGCCGACCACGATAGTGACAGTGACGATGTGTCCTTTCCCAATATCCATGTGCCGCCACTCCGAAGCGTCGATCTTTTTGATGATTCCTTCCACCTGATCGCAAGAGATGGTGCCGGTCAGGTCGAGGTGCAAATGAGACTTCGAAAGGTTCTGAAAGCCCTGAGCGAGATCGGGGAGAATGCTTTCTCTGCGGCGGCACACAATCAGGCAGCGATAGCACTGGTTCATGCCGAAAGCAGCCTCACGCTGGAAGAAGACAAGGACCGGGTCAGAGCCATCACGTTTTGA
- a CDS encoding carbohydrate ABC transporter permease, translated as MRHSRLYAALFVGPAFIVLAAILGWPLISAIILSLQDVRTIGSEGHWVGLANYEKIISGTKFWSASWLSLVWVLANAALQTLLALAAALVLNQKFPGVRVARTWIILTWIVPTVVVVMIWRWLFSTSGGMINPMLMQLGIIDRPVGFFATPETAMSTLIFINSWRWFPFIALMMLAGLTRIPGDLYEAARIDGAGAVKRFTRITWPLLAPTLGVLLVIGTLLSFNVFDIIWLLTSGGPAGGTRTLPVLIYETAFKGYRLSEASAVAVLATIILMIFALFATRSLADAGESR; from the coding sequence ATGCGACACTCTCGACTATATGCCGCGCTGTTTGTCGGACCGGCGTTCATCGTATTGGCGGCCATTCTCGGATGGCCGCTGATCTCCGCCATCATCCTCAGTTTGCAGGATGTGCGGACCATTGGATCGGAAGGTCATTGGGTGGGCCTTGCGAACTATGAGAAAATCATCAGCGGAACCAAGTTCTGGAGCGCCAGCTGGCTCAGCCTGGTCTGGGTTCTGGCCAATGCCGCTCTCCAGACCCTTCTGGCTCTGGCTGCGGCGCTGGTTCTCAATCAGAAATTCCCGGGCGTCCGTGTTGCCCGGACCTGGATCATCCTGACCTGGATCGTGCCGACCGTCGTGGTCGTGATGATCTGGCGCTGGTTGTTTTCCACCTCCGGCGGCATGATCAACCCGATGCTCATGCAACTGGGGATCATCGATCGGCCGGTTGGCTTCTTCGCCACACCAGAAACCGCGATGTCGACACTCATTTTCATCAATTCCTGGCGCTGGTTCCCGTTTATCGCGCTGATGATGCTGGCGGGCCTGACGCGCATCCCGGGCGATCTCTATGAGGCAGCCCGCATTGACGGGGCCGGAGCTGTCAAACGGTTCACCCGCATCACATGGCCGCTTCTGGCTCCCACTCTCGGGGTGTTGCTGGTGATCGGCACGCTTCTGTCGTTCAACGTCTTTGACATCATCTGGCTGCTCACCAGTGGTGGCCCTGCTGGCGGCACGCGCACCCTGCCGGTGTTGATCTATGAAACCGCCTTCAAGGGCTATCGCCTCAGTGAAGCCTCGGCAGTTGCCGTGCTTGCCACCATCATTCTCATGATCTTTGCCCTCTTTGCCACGAGGTCTCTGGCGGATGCGGGAGAAAGCCGATGA
- a CDS encoding PQQ-dependent sugar dehydrogenase: MNATVTKSLLAVGLIAGFGSIAIPAQAQTFNTRPPNADNQSPAFKGQTRAPILSDGVTLKREVIANGLDHPWGMDQLPEGRWLVTERPGQMRIIAPDGTKSDRIGGLPEVDARGQGGLLDVTVKDDFKQTRRVWWSYAEPRGNGTNATAVATGTLSEDDSRMENVKVIFQQQPPWRSTYHFGSRLVFDESDALFVTTGERSLEEPRQLAQDVGTTIGKVVRINPMGGPADGNPEIDGGLPEIWSYGHRNLQAAALDADGKLWTVEHGPKGGDELNQPKPGLNYGWPVISYGINYSGAPVGEGLTAKDGMEQPVYYWDPVIAPSGMVFYDGDMFPAWRGDALIGGLASRALVRLEIEDGKVVGEARYIEGNARIRDVDVDASDGSIIVLTDADRGALIKLTPR, translated from the coding sequence ATGAATGCGACCGTGACGAAAAGCCTTCTTGCCGTCGGCCTGATTGCAGGCTTCGGCTCCATCGCCATCCCGGCGCAAGCCCAGACTTTCAACACCCGCCCACCAAATGCCGACAATCAAAGCCCGGCTTTCAAGGGCCAGACCAGAGCGCCGATCCTTTCTGACGGCGTCACCCTCAAGCGCGAGGTGATCGCCAATGGGCTCGATCATCCCTGGGGTATGGACCAGTTACCCGAAGGCCGCTGGCTGGTGACTGAGCGCCCCGGCCAGATGCGGATCATCGCGCCCGACGGGACCAAGTCGGACCGCATCGGTGGCCTGCCGGAGGTGGATGCCCGCGGTCAGGGTGGTTTGCTTGATGTCACCGTCAAGGACGATTTTAAACAGACGCGCCGCGTCTGGTGGAGCTATGCCGAGCCACGCGGCAACGGCACCAACGCCACGGCAGTGGCAACCGGCACCCTGTCCGAAGACGATAGCCGCATGGAAAATGTCAAGGTTATCTTCCAGCAGCAGCCACCATGGCGTTCGACCTATCATTTCGGCTCGCGACTGGTGTTTGATGAAAGCGATGCCTTGTTCGTGACCACCGGCGAACGCTCTTTGGAGGAGCCACGCCAATTGGCTCAGGATGTCGGTACGACCATCGGCAAGGTGGTACGCATCAACCCGATGGGAGGCCCGGCTGATGGCAATCCCGAGATTGATGGCGGTCTGCCGGAAATCTGGTCTTATGGCCATCGCAACCTGCAAGCCGCAGCTCTCGATGCGGACGGCAAGCTCTGGACCGTTGAACATGGCCCCAAAGGTGGTGATGAACTCAACCAGCCCAAACCCGGCCTGAACTACGGCTGGCCGGTGATTTCGTATGGCATCAACTATTCCGGCGCACCGGTCGGAGAAGGCCTGACCGCAAAAGACGGCATGGAACAGCCGGTTTATTACTGGGATCCGGTGATTGCCCCGTCCGGCATGGTCTTTTATGACGGAGACATGTTTCCGGCCTGGCGCGGTGATGCCTTGATTGGCGGATTGGCCAGTCGAGCGCTCGTCCGGCTCGAAATCGAGGACGGCAAGGTGGTTGGCGAGGCACGTTATATCGAGGGAAATGCCCGCATCCGCGATGTTGATGTCGATGCCTCGGACGGATCGATTATCGTTCTGACCGATGCGGACCGCGGAGCCCTCATAAAGCTGACACCGCGCTGA
- a CDS encoding ABC transporter ATP-binding protein, with translation MANLELKKVVKKFEKTEVIRSVDLEVKSGEFVVFVGPSGCGKSTLLRLIAGLETVTSGAVVIDGEDVTKKEPSDRGIAMVFQTYALYPHMTVEQNMAFGLEMAGIDKTKRTALVKKAAETLQLELYLKRKPKALSGGQRQRVAIGRAIVREPKIFLFDEPLSNLDAELRVQMRLEIARLHAELGATMVYVTHDQVEAMTLASRIVVLRDGCVEQIGTPDELYSNPDNVFVASFIGSPKMNIIGAKVTGRADNGAALVSVPELGVENLAVMPRDRSAQLPPDVRIGIRPEHFDTEPGEANFTVKCAVIEKLGGVSYVYTDTGRENALTIEMRGMTTPIRPDDNLDLSISGSDCLLFSTGGARL, from the coding sequence ATGGCTAATCTGGAACTCAAAAAAGTCGTCAAGAAATTCGAGAAGACCGAAGTCATCCGGTCGGTGGATCTTGAGGTCAAGAGCGGCGAATTTGTCGTCTTCGTCGGCCCCTCCGGCTGCGGCAAGTCAACACTCCTGCGCCTGATTGCCGGGCTTGAAACGGTCACGTCGGGAGCGGTCGTCATTGATGGTGAAGACGTCACCAAAAAGGAGCCGTCCGACCGCGGCATTGCGATGGTCTTTCAGACCTATGCCCTTTATCCGCACATGACGGTCGAACAAAACATGGCCTTTGGTCTGGAAATGGCCGGCATCGACAAGACGAAGCGCACGGCGCTGGTCAAGAAGGCCGCGGAAACCCTGCAGCTGGAGCTCTATCTCAAGCGCAAGCCAAAGGCTCTGTCCGGTGGGCAGCGTCAACGCGTGGCGATCGGCCGGGCCATCGTCAGGGAGCCCAAGATCTTCCTGTTTGATGAACCGCTGTCCAACCTTGATGCCGAATTGCGGGTTCAGATGCGCCTCGAGATTGCCCGCCTGCATGCCGAGCTTGGTGCAACCATGGTTTATGTGACCCATGATCAGGTTGAGGCCATGACCCTTGCGTCCCGTATCGTGGTCTTGCGCGATGGCTGCGTGGAACAGATCGGAACGCCGGACGAGCTATACAGCAATCCGGACAATGTCTTCGTTGCCAGCTTCATCGGCTCCCCCAAGATGAACATCATCGGCGCAAAGGTCACCGGACGGGCAGACAATGGCGCGGCCCTTGTCTCTGTCCCGGAGCTGGGGGTGGAAAATCTGGCGGTGATGCCGCGCGATCGTTCGGCGCAGTTGCCACCGGACGTGCGCATCGGTATTCGGCCCGAACATTTCGATACCGAACCGGGCGAAGCGAATTTCACGGTGAAATGCGCCGTGATCGAAAAACTGGGGGGCGTCTCCTACGTCTATACCGATACGGGCCGCGAGAATGCCCTGACCATCGAAATGCGCGGCATGACCACGCCGATCAGGCCGGATGACAATCTGGATCTGTCCATCAGCGGCTCTGATTGCCTGCTGTTTAGCACAGGTGGCGCGCGTCTTTGA